A single window of Leptolyngbya ohadii IS1 DNA harbors:
- a CDS encoding alpha/beta fold hydrolase encodes MFMPIDFILRLLSSLLSVVILGGGAYVLYEWHEGELVSNRWLYLGVGLIVWSFLGLLPLLLLRRAGRDEPKPFRSDRVERIPRSDGSEIQVEFYEPKFAQGETGFQQLPTIILTHGWGPDSTVWYYAKKQLTEQFRVIVWDLPGLGKSRKPKNRDYSLEKYARDLNAVIEVAGDQPVILLGHSMGAMILLTFSRLFPEKLGNRVAGLILVDGTYTNPLKTTTLSKLLLALQKPLLEPLLHLAIVLSPFLWLTSWLSYLNGSTLLTTEISGYTGRETRGQLNFSSLIGIKHSPGILARGVLAMFRFEETATLPHIPVPTLVIVGKTDIATRPFASDRMSRDIPQAELRVLAPGGHMALMEKNAEFAEIVQRFSQSCLQPIA; translated from the coding sequence ATGTTTATGCCGATCGACTTCATCCTGCGTTTGCTGTCTAGCCTGCTGTCTGTTGTCATTCTTGGAGGCGGAGCATACGTTCTCTATGAGTGGCATGAGGGGGAACTGGTTAGCAATCGCTGGCTGTACCTGGGCGTGGGGCTGATTGTGTGGTCGTTTCTGGGATTATTGCCGCTGCTGCTGCTGCGTCGGGCGGGAAGGGATGAACCGAAACCGTTTCGGAGCGATCGGGTAGAGCGAATTCCGCGATCGGACGGCAGTGAGATTCAGGTGGAATTTTATGAGCCAAAGTTTGCTCAAGGAGAGACAGGGTTTCAACAGCTGCCCACCATTATTCTGACGCATGGGTGGGGACCGGATAGCACGGTCTGGTACTACGCTAAAAAGCAGCTCACGGAACAGTTTCGCGTCATTGTCTGGGATCTGCCGGGGTTAGGCAAATCGCGGAAGCCCAAGAATCGGGACTATTCGCTGGAAAAATATGCGCGGGATCTAAATGCCGTCATTGAAGTCGCAGGGGATCAGCCTGTGATTCTGCTGGGGCACAGCATGGGGGCGATGATCCTGCTCACGTTTAGCCGACTGTTCCCGGAGAAGCTAGGCAATCGCGTCGCAGGTTTAATTCTGGTTGATGGCACCTATACCAATCCCCTCAAAACCACGACATTGAGCAAACTGCTGTTAGCCCTGCAAAAGCCCCTCCTGGAACCGCTGCTGCATCTGGCGATCGTCCTTTCCCCTTTTCTCTGGCTCACAAGCTGGCTGAGTTACTTAAATGGCTCCACGCTGCTGACCACGGAAATTTCTGGCTATACAGGGCGGGAAACACGCGGGCAGCTTAATTTTTCTAGTTTGATTGGCATCAAGCATTCACCCGGCATTCTGGCGCGAGGCGTTTTAGCCATGTTCCGCTTCGAGGAGACTGCAACGCTGCCGCACATTCCTGTGCCAACGCTGGTGATTGTGGGCAAAACGGATATTGCTACCCGTCCCTTTGCCAGCGATCGCATGAGCCGAGACATTCCCCAGGCAGAGTTGAGGGTTTTGGCTCCCGGTGGACACATGGCGCTGATGGAAAAGAATGCCGAGTTTGCAGAGATCGTGCAGCGCTTTAGTCAGTCCTGCCTCCAACCGATCGCCTGA